A single window of Pontiella agarivorans DNA harbors:
- a CDS encoding VWA domain-containing protein, translating into MRLAYPYFLLLLLLIPLLLWLRLYMVRKRSMQFSSGAVLKGLPKSWRVRLQPVIPLFYTLGLICIIVALARPQRGLEDSRVRTEAVDIILLLDLSGSMDTSDFQKFGQRMSRLEASQEVITRFLENRPNDRIGMVAFATLPYAVAPLTLDHGWLVERMEGLNTKMLDGNRTAIGDGIASAVNRLRDSEAKSKVIILLTDGANNAGTLSPENAASAAEALGIKIYTIGAGGARTGFFMQRQEVDEDTLKKISKTTGAKFYRAKDLETLEAVYEEIDQLEKTEIEVERFTRFEEKSFGWLVAGIAFLALEQLLGLSKIGRLP; encoded by the coding sequence ATGCGCCTCGCCTATCCATATTTCCTGTTGCTCCTGTTGCTGATTCCTCTGCTGCTGTGGCTGCGGCTGTACATGGTACGGAAACGATCGATGCAGTTCAGCAGCGGCGCAGTACTGAAGGGACTGCCCAAAAGCTGGCGCGTTCGTCTGCAACCTGTCATTCCGCTGTTTTACACTCTCGGCCTCATCTGCATAATCGTTGCTTTGGCCCGTCCCCAGCGCGGGCTGGAAGACAGCCGGGTGCGAACGGAAGCCGTCGACATTATTCTGCTGCTCGACCTTTCCGGATCGATGGATACAAGCGATTTCCAGAAATTCGGGCAGCGCATGAGCCGTCTGGAAGCGTCGCAGGAAGTGATTACCCGCTTTTTGGAGAACCGCCCGAACGACCGGATCGGGATGGTGGCCTTTGCCACCCTGCCCTACGCCGTTGCCCCGCTCACCCTCGACCACGGCTGGCTGGTAGAGCGCATGGAGGGGCTGAACACCAAAATGCTCGACGGCAACCGTACCGCTATCGGCGACGGCATTGCCTCGGCCGTGAACCGCCTGCGCGACAGCGAGGCCAAGAGCAAGGTCATTATTCTGCTGACCGACGGAGCCAATAATGCAGGAACGCTGTCCCCCGAAAATGCCGCCAGTGCGGCCGAAGCGCTCGGCATCAAAATCTACACCATCGGAGCCGGCGGAGCACGGACCGGGTTCTTTATGCAGCGTCAGGAAGTGGATGAAGATACGTTGAAGAAAATTTCAAAAACCACCGGGGCTAAATTCTATCGCGCCAAAGATCTCGAAACGCTTGAAGCGGTTTATGAGGAAATCGACCAATTGGAAAAAACCGAAATTGAGGTGGAACGCTTCACCCGTTTCGAAGAAAAGTCATTCGGCTGGCTGGTTGCCGGAATCGCCTTTCTGGCGCTGGAGCAACTGCTGGGGCTCAGTAAAATCGGGAGGTTGCCCTGA
- a CDS encoding DUF58 domain-containing protein, with the protein MNDAIDHKELLKKVRRIQITTKHAVNDVFAGQYHSTFKGRGMEFDEVREYVPGDDIRTIDWNVTARTGAPHIKKFVEEREMTVMLVVDVSASHLFGSGNQMKRDLAAEVAAVLAFSAIRNNDRIGLILFSEEVEKYIPPKKGTRHVLRLVREMLSHKPQGKGTNAAPALDYLNHISTRKNVTFLISDFMFNDHYEQLLKISARRNDLISVVIGDKREIAWPDIGLINWHDAETGETVLVDTSSRKVRQKLLTDQTARSEAIDELHRKAGIDTIRLFAGEPYEKEFIKFFRQRAQRR; encoded by the coding sequence ATGAACGACGCAATTGACCATAAAGAACTGCTGAAGAAAGTTCGGCGGATCCAGATCACGACCAAACACGCGGTAAACGATGTATTTGCCGGGCAGTACCATTCCACGTTTAAAGGACGCGGCATGGAGTTTGATGAAGTGCGCGAATATGTGCCCGGCGATGACATCCGTACCATCGACTGGAATGTCACGGCCCGCACCGGTGCCCCGCACATTAAGAAATTTGTGGAAGAGCGCGAGATGACCGTCATGCTGGTGGTCGATGTGTCGGCCTCCCATCTTTTCGGCAGCGGCAATCAGATGAAACGTGATCTCGCGGCCGAAGTGGCCGCAGTACTGGCCTTTTCAGCCATCCGCAATAATGACCGCATCGGTCTGATTCTTTTTTCAGAAGAGGTGGAAAAATATATCCCCCCGAAAAAAGGCACCCGGCACGTCCTCCGGCTTGTTCGCGAAATGCTTTCCCATAAACCGCAGGGAAAAGGTACCAACGCCGCCCCCGCACTGGATTATCTCAACCATATCAGTACCCGTAAAAATGTGACCTTCCTTATCTCGGACTTTATGTTCAACGACCACTATGAACAGCTGTTGAAAATTTCCGCGCGCCGCAACGATCTCATCAGCGTCGTCATTGGCGATAAACGGGAAATCGCCTGGCCGGACATCGGATTGATCAACTGGCACGACGCGGAAACCGGCGAAACCGTATTGGTTGACACCTCAAGCCGTAAGGTTCGGCAAAAACTGCTGACCGACCAGACGGCCCGCTCCGAGGCCATTGACGAACTGCACCGCAAAGCCGGCATCGACACCATCCGCCTTTTCGCTGGAGAACCCTACGAAAAGGAATTTATCAAATTCTTCCGCCAGCGGGCCCAACGGAGATAA
- a CDS encoding AAA family ATPase: protein MAGIEVINQKVREASAFVPTLKSEIGKVIVGQEYLIDRLIISMLANGHVLLEGVPGLAKTLTINTLAQALDTAFQRIQFTPDLLPADLIGTLIYNQKDGEFIIKKGPVFANVILADEINRAPAKVQSALLEAMQEKQVTIGDETFQLPKPFLVMATENPIEQEGTYPLPEAQVDRFMLKLKVGYPTIEEERRILDRMAHSNTEIAINPVLHPDEILKAREIVDEIYIDDKIKDYILSIVFATREPEKYNLDIKDYLQYGASPRATINLTMGARAHAFMQGRGYVTPQDVKSIAPDVLRHRVIVSYEAEAEELSSEDLIKEILSEIPVP, encoded by the coding sequence ATGGCTGGAATTGAAGTCATTAATCAGAAAGTCCGCGAAGCAAGCGCATTTGTACCCACGTTAAAATCAGAAATCGGCAAAGTGATTGTCGGTCAGGAATATCTGATTGACCGGCTCATCATCAGCATGCTGGCCAATGGCCACGTTTTACTCGAAGGGGTTCCCGGATTGGCCAAGACGCTGACCATCAACACCCTCGCCCAGGCCCTCGACACGGCCTTCCAGCGCATCCAGTTTACCCCCGACCTCCTTCCCGCCGACCTCATTGGAACGCTGATCTACAACCAGAAAGACGGCGAATTCATCATCAAGAAGGGCCCCGTTTTCGCCAATGTTATTCTGGCCGACGAAATCAACCGCGCTCCGGCCAAAGTGCAGAGTGCCCTGCTCGAAGCCATGCAGGAAAAACAGGTAACAATCGGCGATGAAACCTTTCAGCTGCCCAAACCTTTCCTCGTGATGGCCACGGAAAACCCGATTGAGCAGGAAGGTACTTATCCCCTGCCCGAAGCGCAGGTTGACCGTTTTATGCTTAAACTGAAGGTCGGCTATCCCACCATCGAAGAAGAACGCCGGATTCTCGACCGCATGGCCCATTCCAATACCGAAATCGCCATCAACCCGGTACTGCATCCCGATGAGATACTGAAGGCGCGCGAAATTGTGGATGAAATCTACATCGACGATAAAATCAAAGATTATATCCTCAGCATCGTCTTCGCCACCCGCGAACCGGAAAAGTACAACCTCGATATTAAAGACTATCTGCAGTACGGGGCTTCTCCGCGCGCCACGATCAATCTGACCATGGGCGCCCGCGCACACGCCTTCATGCAGGGCCGCGGTTACGTCACCCCGCAAGACGTTAAATCCATTGCCCCGGATGTCCTTCGCCACCGCGTTATCGTCTCCTACGAAGCCGAAGCCGAAGAACTTTCCAGTGAAGATCTCATTAAAGAGATCCTCAGCGAAATCCCTGTCCCGTAA
- a CDS encoding tRNA (cytidine(34)-2'-O)-methyltransferase, with translation MGKNEQMRFSDRKRQEMDFQFPEIPMNIVLVYPSIPPNTGNVSRLCAATGSRLHLIEPLGFNIDDRAVRRAGLDYWDSVDLHVYPDFGTFLEKNSKGRKFFFSTAGKKIFHDAAFEPGDFLIFGNETYGLPDEIIDAQPSDQVLNIPIRLDNVRSLNLSNCAAVVLFEALRQINA, from the coding sequence ATGGGAAAAAATGAACAGATGCGCTTTTCGGACCGGAAGCGGCAGGAGATGGATTTCCAGTTTCCGGAAATTCCAATGAATATCGTGCTGGTCTATCCATCGATTCCTCCCAATACCGGCAATGTATCCCGCCTCTGCGCGGCTACCGGATCCAGGCTCCACCTGATTGAACCGCTCGGTTTCAATATCGACGACCGTGCCGTCCGCCGGGCGGGACTGGATTACTGGGATTCGGTCGACCTCCACGTTTATCCGGACTTTGGAACATTCCTGGAAAAAAATTCCAAAGGTCGGAAATTTTTCTTCAGCACAGCCGGAAAAAAAATCTTTCATGATGCGGCGTTTGAACCCGGTGATTTCCTCATTTTCGGCAATGAGACCTATGGGTTGCCCGATGAAATCATCGATGCACAACCCTCTGACCAAGTCTTGAACATTCCCATCAGACTCGATAATGTGCGCTCCCTCAATTTGTCGAATTGTGCGGCGGTTGTACTGTTTGAAGCACTTCGACAGATTAATGCATGA
- a CDS encoding efflux RND transporter permease subunit, whose product MFSHFFIKRPIFAAVISIVIVLLGTFSLLSLPIERYPNIAPPAITVSAAYPGADANTVADTVAAVIEKEVNGVEGMIYMNSVSANDGTLKLTVTFETGADLDMANVLVQNRVAKAIPQLPQEVQRLGVSTQKKSTDANLYIGFTSSNKNHDDIFLANYVALRVKDEVARVPGVGEVQSFGAGNYSMRVWLDPEKMKARGLTADDVVNAVREQNLQVAAGQIGEPPVPKGQANQFTLQVKGRLLEAEEFGAIVIRTGDDGRLLRIRDIARVELGAQNYIIRSSLNGQPSSTIAVYQIPGENALDVVAGVRAKMEALKAGFPEGMDYTIIYDNTVVVKASIAEVLNTLFITLILVVLTVYIFLQNIRATIIPSVTIPVALIGTFAAMAGLGYSINQFTLFGLVLVIGIVVDDAIVVVENCTRLIDEEGLPPKEAAMQAMTEVSGPVIATTLVLLSVFVPTSFMPGITGILFKQFAVTISVATVFSSINALTLSPALCGILLRPSKGESKTGIFGAFNKGMDKTRSGYLKIVKLALRKAAIGLIAFAVMAFAAFSGFSDLPGGFVPQEDEGYCMVNVQLPDAASLERTDEFIKSVNAIIGSTDGIADYMTIAGFSILDGAAIPNAAFSVVTFKHWDERADRPQAKIIGELNMKLAQLKDGVTFAFPMPSLPGVGMSGGLVMMLQDRGGVGMGTLQQVAEEFMNDGNSQSGLQGMYTTFRANVPQLFVDIARDQVLSKNVSMSAVFNALQYFYGSVYMNDFTYMNRVFQVRAQADGKFRREADQIRDLEIRSRDGKMLPLGSVIDVEEILGPQSITRYNMYPSAKIMGQPGDGYSTGQAMAIVENMSDRKLPNTMGVEWTELSYQEKEAQGGTTIIYILAIVMVYLVLAAQYESWSIPVSVCLSVPTALLGAVIALKVAAFDNNVYAQVGIVLLIGLCTKTAILIVEFAKVEHEEGKSIFDAALSAANLRFRAVLMTAFSFILGVIPLVIATGAGAMSRRVLGATVFGGMLVATVASLIFVPMLYYIVQKASEKKKKAPAALPTDPREDG is encoded by the coding sequence ATGTTCAGCCACTTCTTTATTAAACGCCCCATTTTTGCCGCGGTGATCTCCATTGTCATCGTGCTGCTCGGCACCTTCTCGCTGCTTTCTCTGCCGATCGAACGTTACCCGAATATTGCACCGCCGGCGATTACCGTGAGTGCCGCCTATCCCGGCGCCGATGCCAATACGGTGGCCGACACCGTCGCTGCAGTCATCGAAAAAGAGGTCAACGGCGTCGAAGGCATGATCTATATGAACTCCGTCAGTGCCAACGACGGAACCTTGAAACTGACCGTGACCTTTGAAACCGGCGCGGACCTGGATATGGCCAACGTACTGGTGCAGAACCGGGTGGCCAAAGCGATTCCCCAGCTCCCTCAGGAAGTACAGCGTCTCGGGGTTTCCACCCAGAAAAAATCGACGGATGCCAACCTCTACATCGGCTTCACCAGTTCCAACAAAAATCACGACGACATCTTTCTGGCCAACTATGTAGCCCTCCGGGTGAAAGACGAAGTGGCCCGCGTTCCAGGGGTTGGAGAAGTACAGTCCTTCGGGGCGGGCAACTATTCGATGCGGGTCTGGCTCGATCCGGAAAAGATGAAAGCGCGCGGTCTGACGGCCGACGATGTGGTCAATGCGGTCCGCGAACAGAATCTGCAGGTTGCGGCAGGCCAGATCGGTGAACCGCCGGTACCGAAAGGACAGGCGAACCAGTTTACCCTTCAGGTGAAGGGCCGCCTGCTGGAAGCTGAAGAATTCGGAGCCATTGTCATCCGGACCGGCGACGATGGACGGCTGCTGCGTATCCGGGATATTGCCCGGGTTGAACTCGGTGCCCAGAATTATATTATCCGCTCCAGTCTCAACGGACAGCCTTCCTCCACCATTGCGGTCTATCAGATTCCCGGAGAAAACGCCCTTGATGTGGTCGCCGGTGTCCGCGCTAAAATGGAAGCCCTCAAGGCCGGCTTTCCTGAAGGCATGGATTACACCATTATCTACGACAATACGGTGGTCGTTAAAGCCTCCATCGCCGAGGTGCTCAACACCCTGTTCATTACGCTGATTCTCGTGGTTTTGACCGTGTATATTTTCCTGCAGAATATCCGCGCCACGATTATCCCGTCTGTCACCATCCCGGTCGCTCTGATCGGCACCTTCGCCGCGATGGCGGGACTGGGCTATTCCATCAACCAGTTTACGCTGTTCGGACTCGTGCTGGTCATCGGTATTGTGGTGGATGATGCCATTGTGGTCGTGGAAAACTGCACGCGCCTGATTGATGAGGAAGGCTTGCCTCCGAAAGAAGCCGCCATGCAGGCGATGACCGAGGTTTCCGGTCCGGTCATTGCCACGACGCTGGTGCTGCTCTCGGTATTTGTCCCGACCTCGTTCATGCCGGGCATCACGGGGATTCTGTTCAAACAGTTTGCTGTAACCATTTCCGTAGCCACCGTCTTCAGCTCCATCAATGCCCTGACGCTGAGTCCGGCACTGTGCGGAATTCTATTGCGTCCTTCCAAAGGGGAATCAAAAACCGGCATCTTCGGGGCCTTCAACAAAGGCATGGATAAAACCCGCTCGGGTTACCTGAAAATTGTAAAACTGGCGTTGCGCAAAGCGGCTATCGGCCTGATCGCTTTTGCGGTCATGGCCTTTGCGGCATTTTCCGGATTTTCCGACCTGCCCGGCGGCTTTGTGCCGCAGGAAGACGAAGGTTACTGCATGGTCAATGTTCAGCTGCCGGATGCGGCATCGCTGGAACGTACAGATGAATTCATTAAATCGGTCAATGCCATTATCGGCAGCACGGACGGTATTGCCGACTACATGACGATTGCCGGCTTTTCCATTCTCGACGGAGCGGCAATTCCCAACGCGGCCTTCAGTGTGGTTACGTTTAAGCACTGGGACGAACGGGCCGATCGGCCGCAGGCGAAAATCATCGGCGAACTGAACATGAAACTGGCCCAGCTGAAAGACGGCGTCACCTTCGCATTCCCGATGCCGTCCCTTCCGGGGGTCGGCATGTCCGGCGGTCTGGTGATGATGCTTCAGGATCGCGGCGGCGTTGGAATGGGTACGCTGCAGCAGGTGGCCGAAGAGTTCATGAACGACGGCAATTCGCAATCCGGCCTGCAGGGTATGTACACGACCTTCCGCGCCAATGTTCCCCAGCTTTTTGTGGATATTGCACGCGATCAGGTGCTGTCCAAAAATGTCTCCATGAGTGCCGTCTTCAATGCACTGCAGTATTTCTACGGCTCGGTCTACATGAACGACTTCACCTACATGAACCGCGTTTTCCAGGTGCGCGCCCAGGCCGACGGTAAATTCCGCCGCGAAGCCGACCAGATCCGCGACCTGGAAATCCGCAGCCGCGACGGAAAAATGCTGCCGCTCGGATCGGTGATCGATGTGGAAGAAATTCTGGGACCGCAATCCATCACCCGCTACAACATGTATCCCTCGGCCAAAATTATGGGCCAGCCCGGCGATGGCTACAGCACAGGCCAGGCCATGGCGATCGTGGAAAATATGTCCGACCGGAAACTGCCGAATACAATGGGTGTGGAATGGACCGAACTCTCGTATCAGGAAAAAGAAGCTCAGGGCGGAACCACCATTATATACATCCTGGCCATCGTCATGGTCTATCTCGTACTGGCCGCGCAGTATGAAAGCTGGAGTATTCCGGTTTCCGTCTGCCTGTCTGTACCGACTGCTCTGCTTGGAGCGGTCATTGCCCTGAAAGTTGCGGCATTCGATAACAACGTCTATGCCCAGGTCGGGATCGTACTGCTGATCGGTCTCTGCACCAAAACCGCCATTCTGATTGTGGAGTTTGCCAAAGTGGAACATGAAGAAGGCAAATCCATTTTTGATGCGGCGCTGAGTGCGGCCAACCTGCGCTTCCGCGCGGTATTGATGACCGCGTTCTCCTTCATTCTGGGGGTTATTCCGCTCGTCATTGCCACCGGAGCCGGTGCCATGAGCCGGCGCGTACTCGGGGCCACCGTGTTCGGCGGCATGCTTGTCGCCACTGTTGCCAGTTTAATTTTTGTGCCGATGTTGTATTACATTGTCCAGAAGGCCTCCGAAAAAAAGAAGAAGGCCCCGGCCGCACTGCCGACCGACCCCCGAGAGGATGGATAA
- a CDS encoding efflux RND transporter periplasmic adaptor subunit, protein MNKLFIFSGLSVFFLIGCTPKNEFQPPPAPEVGVQTPVVRDVTVYDSFPGRAAASDEVDIRARVTGFLKSIDFEDGQRVNKGDLLFTIEPEQYESAVNSAKAQLAQAQAALKLAEATLQRNQNAYKTKAVSEVDVLTAEANKDSAAAAVMEAEAGLEKAMLDLSYTKIHAPFSGRVARRSLSVGNLVGSGTSTLLTTVVVEAPIDVFFNVDERTLMPFLREGRGTTEDKKKMPPVKLELADGIQHTEEGIVDYSDPEIDPDTGTLRLRAEFPNAKINLIPGMYGNILLPKKIEKAVLVPDLAIQRDLSGAFVLVVNDENIVESRYIQRGALVGTERIVSDGLNVDERVIVNGLQRARPGIPVRIAEPQPQPAAEKEAAPAAE, encoded by the coding sequence ATGAACAAGCTGTTTATTTTTTCCGGCCTTTCGGTCTTTTTTTTAATCGGATGCACGCCGAAGAATGAATTTCAGCCGCCGCCGGCTCCCGAAGTGGGCGTGCAGACACCGGTGGTCAGGGATGTCACCGTTTATGACAGTTTTCCCGGCCGCGCTGCCGCCTCGGACGAAGTCGATATCCGCGCCCGCGTCACAGGCTTCCTGAAATCCATCGATTTTGAAGACGGCCAGCGGGTAAACAAAGGCGATCTGCTCTTTACCATCGAACCGGAGCAATACGAATCGGCAGTCAACTCCGCCAAAGCCCAGCTGGCTCAGGCGCAGGCCGCACTGAAGCTGGCCGAAGCCACGTTGCAGCGCAACCAAAACGCTTACAAAACCAAAGCCGTTTCGGAAGTGGATGTACTTACCGCCGAAGCCAATAAAGATTCCGCCGCCGCGGCCGTGATGGAGGCCGAAGCCGGACTTGAAAAAGCCATGCTGGATCTCTCCTACACCAAAATTCACGCTCCGTTTTCCGGGCGCGTGGCCCGGCGTTCACTCTCCGTCGGCAACCTGGTGGGCAGCGGCACTTCCACTCTGCTGACCACCGTTGTGGTGGAAGCGCCTATCGATGTCTTTTTCAACGTCGATGAACGCACACTGATGCCGTTCCTGCGCGAAGGCCGCGGCACCACCGAAGATAAGAAAAAAATGCCCCCCGTAAAACTGGAGCTGGCCGACGGCATTCAGCATACCGAAGAGGGCATCGTGGATTATTCCGATCCGGAAATCGATCCGGATACGGGCACCCTGCGCCTACGGGCGGAATTCCCCAATGCAAAAATCAATCTGATCCCCGGCATGTACGGAAACATCCTGCTGCCGAAAAAAATTGAAAAAGCGGTGCTTGTTCCCGATCTGGCTATTCAGCGCGATCTCAGCGGAGCCTTTGTATTGGTCGTGAACGATGAAAACATAGTGGAAAGCCGTTATATCCAGCGCGGAGCCCTGGTGGGGACTGAGCGGATTGTTTCCGATGGCCTGAACGTGGATGAACGGGTGATCGTCAACGGCCTGCAGCGCGCCCGGCCGGGGATCCCCGTACGTATCGCGGAACCGCAGCCTCAACCCGCCGCCGAAAAAGAAGCCGCTCCGGCCGCTGAATAA